In Aspergillus luchuensis IFO 4308 DNA, chromosome 1, nearly complete sequence, the following are encoded in one genomic region:
- a CDS encoding uncharacterized protein (COG:E;~EggNog:ENOG410PW8E;~InterPro:IPR037523,IPR041735,IPR041736,IPR029068, IPR004360,IPR005956;~PFAM:PF00903;~go_function: GO:0003868 - 4-hydroxyphenylpyruvate dioxygenase activity [Evidence IEA];~go_function: GO:0016701 - oxidoreductase activity, acting on single donors with incorporation of molecular oxygen [Evidence IEA];~go_process: GO:0009072 - aromatic amino acid family metabolic process [Evidence IEA];~go_process: GO:0055114 - oxidation-reduction process [Evidence IEA]): MLTAPITGPQNIPSDKNVSEKDRSQLTEIQAHLIKHGDGVKDIAFQVDDVRGVWEHAIQNGATSIQKPTILSDEKDGEVLYATIKTYGDTAHTLINRSNYRGVFLPGFRPVNDMNALNELLPKVDLIEIDHCVGNQPWNGLDGIVKYYEDALNFHRYWSVDDKDMCSDYSAMRSVVVASPNNVIKMPMNEPATGLKKSQIEEFVDYYGGAGCQHIAFRTNNIIEAVESLTKRGISFLSVPSSYYVKMREKLAMKNVKIAEDITLLQKYNILIDFDEGGYLLQIFTKHVGDRPTVFIEIIQRENFDGFGAGNFKSLFEAFEREQALRGNL; encoded by the exons ATGCTGACTGCCCCAATAACCGGGCCCCAGAACATCCCCTCCGACAAGAACGTGTCCGAAAAGGACCGCAGCCAATTGACTGAGATCCAAGCACACTTGATCAAACACGGTGACGGAGTTAAGGATATTGCCTTTCAGGTCGACGATGTCAGAGGCGTGTGGGAGCATGCCATCCAAAATGGGGCAACCTCAATCCAGAAGCCAACTATACTTAGTGATGAAAAGGACGGGGAAGTACTCTATGCAACAATCAAGACGTACGGAGATACAGCTCACACTCTGATCAATCGGTCGAATTATCGAGGAGTATTCCTTCCTGGATTTCGCCCGGTAAATGATATGAATGCTCTGAACGAGCTACTACCCAAGGTGGATCTGATTGAAATTGATCATTGCGTCGGGAACCAGCCTTGGAACGGTCTCGACGGGATTGTCAAATA TTACGAGGATGCTCTGAACTTCCACCGCTATTGGTCTGTGGACGACAAAGATATGTGCTCGGATTATTCAGCTATGCGATCAGTTGTTGTGGCATCTCCAAACAATGTGATCAAAATGCCGATGAACGAGCCAGCCACAGGTCTGAAGAAATCTCAGATTGAAGA ATTCGTGGACTACTACGGAGGAGCCGGCTGTCAGCACATCGCCTTCCGAACCAATAACATTATTGAAGCTGTCGAAAGCCTTACAAAGCGCGGCATCAGCTTTCTTTCCGTCCCTAGTAGCTACTATGTCAAGATGCGTGAGAAGCTGGCTATGAAGAATGTTAAGATTGCCGAAGATATCACCCTTTTGCAGAAATACAACATTCTTATCGACTTCGATGAAGGGGGATATCTTTTGCAAATCTTCACGAAGCACGTGGGTGACCGTCCTACCGTCTTTATTGAAATAATCCAAAGAGAGAATTTCGATGGGTTTGGGGCTGGGAACTTCAAGAGTCTGTTCGAGGCTTTTGAGAGGGAACAGGCGTTGCGCGGGAACCTTTGA
- a CDS encoding uncharacterized protein (COG:C,H;~EggNog:ENOG410PGID;~InterPro:IPR036188,IPR002938,IPR036249,IPR038220, IPR012941;~PFAM:PF07976,PF01494;~go_function: GO:0071949 - FAD binding [Evidence IEA]) produces the protein MTECYDVVVVGAGPVGLMLSTCLLRLGSYKIKQIDLRPFPTKSGRAAGIQARTLDVLQDLDLKRAIMSYNPGRIYEVAFWDASKDEAGIRRTGTAKTYPDYIDTRHPFSTILHQGRIEGIFLDDLRERGHEVQRTWTIAGFRNEPCGEYPDHPLVVDLVSVDGRDRSIVRTKYLFGADGARSRVRDLLGVPMLSKDPTMHVWSVIDGVVKSDFPDIQMKCTVHSSKGSAMIIPHGNNVVRIYAQMYPKNGQEPLAFATVPKIQQAANEILAPYKVEWERVDWHSAYRIGQGLASSYSLDERVFIGGDACHTHSPKAGQGMNYGFLDAHNLAWKLHLVESGFLRRSMLKTYEGERKLVAAKLIEFDATYANLFSSRKPAGEKKVAPSSEFVQVFKQNTFLTSGYGVEYPVNSLTWPINSTPLNTTALRPGRSFPTATVTRVIDAHPVYLEQEIPFNGSYRIYIFAGKPAITSKAIFDLANHLQAKSSVFRRYQRKDVDTSYEGRHNPHSPFFTFLLVFHAPRSTIEIQEFLPDYFACYRYHVYADDREMSQRGEAKERNAHIKMGFDADKGGIVVVRPDGYVGCVLDLSEGRTSGSALNRYFKATVPEHEHDAVAARL, from the exons ATGACCGAATGCTATGATGTCGTCGTTGTAGGCGCTGGCCCGGTAGGGCTTATGCTGTCAACATGCCTCTTGCGCCTGGGGTCTTACAAAATCAAACAAATTGACCTGCGGCCCTTTCCGACAAAGTCTGGGCGCGCGGCTGGAATCCAGGCGCGGACTCTCGATGTGTTGCAGGATTTGGACCTCAAACGTGCCATCATGTCGTATAATCCAGGCCGAATTTACGAAGTTGCATTCTGGGACGCTTCCAAGGACGAGGCAGGGATTCGACGAACGGGAACTGCGAAAACTTATCCTGATTACATCGATACAAGACATCCATTCTCtaccatcctccaccaaggGCGGATTGAGGGGATATTTCTGGATGATTTAAGGGAACGAGGGCATGAAGTCCAAAGGACTTGGACGATTGCTGGGTTCCGGAATGAGCCGTGCGGAGAGTATCCCGACCACCCACTGGTAGTGGACCTCGTCAGCGTGGACGGGAGAGATCGTTCGATTGTGCGAACGAAATATCTGTTCGGTGCAGATGGAGCGCGAAGCCGGGTCAGGGACCTTCTTGGGGTGCCCATGTTGTCGAAAGATCCAACGATGCATGTGTGGAGTGTCATTGACGGGGTGGTTAAGAGCGACTTTCCGGACATTCAG ATGAAATGTACCGTACATTCCTCCAAAGGATCCGCCATGATTATCCCTCACGGGAACAATGTTGTCCGCATTTACGCTCAGATGTATCCGAAGAATGGACAAGAACCTCTCGCGTTTGCGACAGTACCGAAAATCCAACAGGCAGCAAATGAGATTCTTGCTCCATATAAAGTGGAGTGGGAGAGAGTAGATTGGCACTCTGCATACCGAATTGGACAAGGACTTGCCTCGAGTTATTCTCTCGATGAGCGAGTCTTTATTGGAGGAGATGCATGCCATACGCACAGT CCCAAAGCCGGTCAGGGGATGAACTACGGCTTCTTGGATGCACACAATCTCGCATGGAAACTACACCTGGTCGAATCTGGCTTTCTCCGTCGCTCCATGCTGAAAACGTACGAAGGAGAACGAAAGCTCGTAGCAGCAAAGCTGATTGAGTTTGATGCGACATACGCGAACCTGTTCAGTTCTCGGAAGCCTGCTggcgagaagaaggttgctCCGAGCTCGGAGTTCGTCCAGGTATTTAAGCAGAACACGTTCTTGACGAGTGGCTACGGGGTCGAGTATCCCGTTAACAGCTTAACTTGGCCCATAAATTCTACACCATTAAACACAACAGCTCTACGTCCTGGTCGCAGCTTTCCTACCGCAACCGTAACGAGGGTCATCGATGCTCATCCTGTCTACCTGGAGCAGGAAATCCCCTTCAACGGTAGCTATCGCATTTACATCTTCGCCGGAAAACCGGCAATCACCTCAAAGGCGATTTTCGATCTCGCCAATCATCTACAGGCGAAGAGCAGCGTCTTTCGCCGATATCAGCGTAAGGACGTTGATACCTCGTACGAAGGACGACACAATCCTCACTCCCCTTTCTTCACCTTTTTGCTGGTTTTTCACGCACCGAGATCGACGATTGAAATCCAGGAATTCCTTCCAGACTATTTTGCTTGCTATAGGTACCATGTTTACGCGGACGATCGTGAAATGTCGCAGAGAGGCGAAGCCAAAGAAAGGAACGCTCATATCAAAATGGGCTTCGATGCAGATAAGGGTGGTATTGTCGTCGTGCGTCCCGATGGATATGTTGGATGTGTTCTTGATCTAAGTGAGGGGAGAACGAGTGGTTCGGCTTTGAATAGATATTTTAAGGCAACTGTGCCAGAACATGAGCACGATGCTGTGGCGGCAAGGCTGTAA
- a CDS encoding uncharacterized protein (COG:C;~EggNog:ENOG410PI5D;~InterPro:IPR037458,IPR001199,IPR037396,IPR013785, IPR036400,IPR000262;~PFAM:PF00173,PF01070;~go_function: GO:0003824 - catalytic activity [Evidence IEA];~go_function: GO:0016491 - oxidoreductase activity [Evidence IEA]) has translation MAGPKRISAAEVAQHCSPSDCWVVINGQIWDVTEFAPNHPGGCGAILRYAGQDASHAYNEVHTFDLLSKTLTTDKLIAHLDQSSPHTKSHNNSVREAAPPPPNKPPLGTILSAHDFERVAQNTFSKKAWSFYSSAATDLVSVNANRSLYNRIWFRPRLLRNVRDISTKCTIQGVECSLPVIVAPVALARLANPIGEKGLARAAGSKGIFHCIPITASIAIEDITSDIPSPSTTFFFQLYVAKDRTASESLLRRVWKLGIRTLFVTIDAPVAGKREADEKVKAEEMISMPMTGTRSKNDGAGSGLTRTTGSFIDSSFCWEDLSWVKKHWPGKIVIKGIQSVENAQMAVEVGVSGIVLSNHGGRNLDTSPPGLLTLLELRRHLASIFSQVEVYIDGGIRRGTDILKAVCLGAKAVLIGRPFLYSLAYGEDGPKHLVDILQAELETAMKLVGITDLSQANPALVNTQDLDHLVMRDVGISDALEVSRAKM, from the exons ATGGCTGGCCCTAAGCGGATATCTGCGGCTGAAGTTGCCCAACATTGCAGTCCTAGTGATTGCTGGGTCGTGATCAATGGTCAAATATGGGATGTAACTGAATTTGCACCAAATCACCCAGGTGGTTGTGGCG CCATTCTCCGCTACGCAGGCCAGGATGCATCCCACGCCTACAACGAAGTGCACACTTTCGACCTTCTATCCAAAACCCTCACTACAGACAAACTGATCGCCCACCTCGATCAGTCTTCCCCCCACACGAAATCCCACAACAACTCTGTTCGAGaggcagctcctcctccacccaacaaaccaccactaGGAACCATACTGAGTGCGCATGATTTTGAGCGCGTTGCGCAGAACACCTTTTCGAAAAAAGCATGGTCATTCTACTCGTCCGCCGCCACAGACCTGGTATCTGTTAATGCGAACCGATCGCTCTATAACCGCATTTGGTTCAGGCCCCGACTGCTACGCAATGTGCGGGACATAAGCACAAAATGCACAATCCAGGGTGTTGAATGCTCTTTGCCTGTGATTGTCGCGCCCGTGGCTTTGGCAAGACTGGCGAATCCTATCGGCGAGAAGGGATTAGCTAGGGCTGCTGGCAGTAAAGGGATCTTTCATTGT ATACCCATCACAGCCTCCATCGCAATCGAAGACATAACATCAgacatcccatccccctctACCACATTTTTCTTCCAGTTATACGTCGCCAAAGACCGAACAGCCTCCGAGTCCCTTCTACGCAGGGTATGGAAGCTGGGTATCCGCACCCTATTCGTGACGATCGATGCACCCGTAGCGGGCAAACGGGAAGCAGACGAGAAAGTAAAAGCAGAAGAGATGATATCCATGCCGATGACAGGTACTCGATCGAAGAATGACGGAGCAGGAAGCGGCCTCACCCGCACCACGGGGTCGTTCATTGACAGCTCATTTTGCTGGGAGGATCTCAGCTGGGTGAAGAAACATTGGCCCGGAAAGATCGTTATCAAGGGGATACAGTCTGTGGAGAATGCGCAGATGGCGGTGGAAGTCGGTGTCAGTGGGATTGTTTTGAG CAACCACGGCGGCCGCAACCTCGACACTTCCCCGCCCGGACTACTAACCTTACTCGAGTTGCGACGCCATCTAGCTTCTATTTTTAGTCAAGTAGAAGTCTACATCGACGGAGGAATCCGTCGTGGCACCGATATACTCAAGGCAGTTTGTCTGGGAGCGAAGGCAGTGCTAATCGGCAGGCCGTTTCTTTATTCTCTTGCAtatggggaggatgggccTAAGCATCTTGTTGATA TTTTGCAAGCTGAGCTGGAGACTGCCATGAAATTAGTTGGCATTACGGATCTTTCGCAGGCGAATCCGGCCTTGGTTAATACACAGGATCTTGATCATTTGGTCATGCGAGATGTGGGGATTAGTGATGCGCTTGAGGTGTCTCGCGCAAAGATGTAG
- a CDS encoding MOSC domain protein (COG:S;~EggNog:ENOG410PKYB;~InterPro:IPR005302,IPR005303,IPR011037;~PFAM:PF03473;~TransMembrane:2 (i21-42o512-532i);~go_function: GO:0003824 - catalytic activity [Evidence IEA];~go_function: GO:0030151 - molybdenum ion binding [Evidence IEA];~go_function: GO:0030170 - pyridoxal phosphate binding [Evidence IEA]) produces MLGLHSSIPATIQNGLNSAPNILLLSITLPILLCIILLLPYINPTSPPPKGCRRLGLLPSQRSNLHDEYSPKYTHGVPNTDTDPDTGLPAWRIKALFTYPIKSCAGVELEAADVIETGLKYDRLFCFAELFPSPQPTTATTNTSTSTPNEKEQEEESGTWTARTLRDRDFRQLALLRPEIWIPDPSLPTYSATNPETLSNGVLLIHYPLPPSRNPLITLLRTLHIFPSQSSFTIPLDPPPNSTTQFPLTPVKIWKDIPLAHNYSHLLPAALKDLLTYDTTLPSHQRRKLSLFRASTTHRREIYRNAPRKENIGFQPVTGFADAYPIHLLNMASVRDVAANCADEIPELSVRRFRANVIVQGPGKFVEDEWKRIVIGDSSGDGVEIYTACRTIRCKLPNVDPDTGVRHPREPDRTLKRYRRIDVGDLTNACLGMQCVPAVKEFTLRVNDPITVLETGEHCYIKMLAPGEKVEGVPSSGSRRFDEGEYFTSHITAQCEHQALKAARTSNATFKAVASCRGMLPLAALILICMLVRT; encoded by the exons ATGCTAGGCTTACACTCTAGCATCCCTGCCACCATTCAAAATGGTTTAAACTCTGCTCCAAATATCCTCCTCCTAtccatcaccctccccatcctcctctgcattattctccttctcccctaCATCAACCCCACATCCCCGCCCCCAAAAGGCTGCCGCAGATTGGGTCTCTTACCATCGCAGCGCTCCAACCTGCACGATGAATACTCACCCAAGTACACCCACGGTGTGCCCAACACCGACACAGACCCCGACACCGGGCTACCAGCTTGGCGCATAAAAGCACTGTTCACGTATCCGATCAAGAGCTGCGCAGGAGTGGAACTCGAGGCAGCAGATGTGATAGAGACGGGTTTGAAGTATGACCGGCTGTTCTGTTTCGCGGAGCTTTTCCCATCACCACAACCCACCACTGCTACCACCAAcacatcaacctcaacaccaaacgaaaaagaacaggaagaagagagtggaACCTGGACAGCCCGCACCCTCCGAGATCGTGACTTCCGACAGcttgccctcctccgcccagaGATCTGGATTCCTGATCCATCGTTACCTACATATTCAGCCACAAATCCAGAGACATTATCAAACGGCGTCCTGCTAATACActaccccctcccaccaTCTCGCAACCCCCTAATAACTCTGCTCAGAACCCTGCacatcttcccatcccaatcatccttcaccatccccctcGACCCCCCGCCTAACTCAACAACACAATTCCCCCTCACCCCCGTCAAGATCTGGAAAGACATCCCCCTCGCACACAACTactcccacctcctccccgcaGCCCTGAAAGATCTCCTAACATACGAcaccaccctcccatcccatcaacgGAGAaaactctccctcttccgtGCAAGCACCACTCACAGACGAGAAATCTACCGCAACGCCCCTCGCAAAGAAAATATAGGCTTCCAGCCCGTGACTGGCTTCGCGGACGCGTATCCGATCCATTTACTCAACATGGCGAGCGTGAGGGATGTCGCGGCCAACTGTGCGGACGAGATTCCCGAGCTGAGTGTGAGGCGATTTAGGGCGAATGTGATTGTTCAGGGGCCGGGGAAGTTTGTTGAGGATgaatggaagaggatagTTATTGGAGATTCTTCTGGCGATGGGGTCGAAATCTACACGGCATGCCGCACTATCCGGTGCAAGTTACCCAATGTGGATCCTGATACCGGGGTACGACACCCCAGGGAGCCGGATCGGACGTTGAAGAGGTATAGACGCATTGATGTGGGGGATTTGACCAATGCATGCTTGGGGATGCAGTGTGTTCCTGCTGTTAAAG AATTCACCCTGCGTGTCAATGATCCTATCACGGTGTTGGAGACGGGCGAGCATTGTTATATCAAGATGTTGGCGCCGGGGGAAAAGGTTGAGGGG GTTCCGTCTTCTGGCTCCCGCCGCTTTGATGAGGGTGAGTATTTCACATCACATATAACCGCTCAGTGTGAGCACCAAGCGCTCAAGGCCG CTCGTACTTCCAATGCCACCTTCAAGGCTGTAGCCTCCTGCCGTGGAATGTTGCCTCTAGCAGCCTTGATTCTGATTTGCATGCTCGTGCGCACTTGA
- a CDS encoding uncharacterized protein (COG:M;~EggNog:ENOG410PKAU;~InterPro:IPR002110,IPR027417,IPR007111,IPR036770, IPR020683;~PFAM:PF13857,PF05729,PF12796,PF00023,PF13606, PF13637;~go_function: GO:0005515 - protein binding [Evidence IEA]) translates to MVEPIGLVGTIIGIVQVCAKLVSVCYDYRMGVRDAPQDISRILDEVSSFGTIAQQLVKAIESANASSLPSLQTMDGNDGALRRCLVQLQDLRASLKLGKSSSVGRALGWPLQLVDVEKMLQTLATTKSKLQSALAADNTQSMMEVLNPTRSSPSVQKNITRLSESVAQSDEGHKVAELLKQLGGRSQSAKQEEEYQKCAPATGDWLLNMEQYMKWKISRNNLLWIKGAAGCGKTVLCSRIIKDLQDHCGGEQSSSLCYFFMDASEERGVDINRVYGSFVRQLIHQGATIPRYLPRPWRNHNSPSDEQHSVSWKRLLNGLLLQFEHNYIVLDGLDECEEYLQSGVPELANFVKEMMKQTKGQQHLIVFSRNLEQLRHAFEGLKISTATIDESTVNVDMQTALRHQFSHQGKLARWPISLKKKIEESLLAQANGSFRWMDCQLQTLRRCATPQAVHKALRDLPKSLEEHYTTTINKIDESNRIAVKNLLRWVAFALRPLSLHEITSAIAINVDNGDIPFYDVNLEPLDPESFIDSCSSLVSTYCLWDETSGTQCVYVKLAHFTVREFLTSEVILRGPCSDFFMDARLSHAVLANCSLAYFHHAVQSAARDLWIYHPLARYAGHFWNEHKDRSQGAWQYLKLESILLDLFDENGPYFGLWSKVAKIDRPWLRDEPSDTNDYTALYNSSYCGLTRVVKVILSKGASPNVSGGLYHRPLQAAAFMGHLEIVQLLIEAKAEVNAKGAALSTALGAAAAQGHSDVAITLLEAGAKVNFPSPRIFGSQRSDPLFLAVARGHLPVCEILLNHGAEDYHDLKGRPPSALVIAVCSGRLDIVKTLLRCERITNSRTMKNRATEVIRPAQCGITAAQYYAASGGHVDILRELIAYGITPDEALRYAARAGDATLVRQYLDEGLDVNSHAKVSDHPIALQSAIKGGHTALVHELLSRGADPNLESHFLTPLRAAVDVGSFELTQVLINAGARVDCHRALQSALSQKRKDLVDFLLQNGADTHRNLRDAVRGADLRAFQFLIDRGADIHRQEPDDETSILGAAAWGGSISIVTYLLDNGLQDQLNPGPEDTPPLLDAVAATRPLIVELLIHRGADVNAYPEAAEERRFTGSYRLYENHRRWPPEPICETALTLAVKANNRDMAELLMRHGAMVTPSSPDTVGTPLLYAVGDQNIGLIGTLLDRGADPNQRGTIVEEGKPSFPLLIAAENGNTEIIDSLLKAGSKLDDQDSEGFSALHAAAACRTSDGLKSLLHKHGADMNARLLNGSLPIHSAASRGTPENLGILLEAGADINATDDNGRTPLHWAADSGNWETTEALLDRGALVNVKSQDEGANTPVDMAFLARDEAISYCRRFSEDWDDERIERLLQRLKEASE, encoded by the exons ATGGTTGAACCAATTGGCCTTGTAGGcaccatcatcggcatcgtcCAGGTATGTGCTAAGTTGGTGTCCGTGTGCTATGACTACCGCATGGGCGTCCGAGACGCGCCCCAAGATATTTCTCGGATTCTGGACGAGGTCTCCAGTTTTGGGACCATCGCACAGCAATTGGTGAAGGCGATTGAGTCCGCCAATGCCTCGTCTTTGCCGTCCTTGCAGACAATGGATGGGAATGATGGCGCTCTCCGCAGGTGCTTGGTCCAATTGCAAGACCTCAGAGCAAGCTTGAAATTGGGGAAATCCTCTAGTGTGGGGCGTGCTCTGGGGTGGCCTTTGCAACTTGTAGATGTGGAAAAAATGTTGCAGACCCTTGCGACCACCAAGAGCAAGCTGCAATCGGCATTAGCAGCTGATAATAC CCAGAGCATGATGGAGGTATTGAACCCCACCCGGTCTTCACCTAGTGTTCAGAAGAATATTACTAGACTCTCAGAGAGTGTGGCTCAGTCTGATGAGG GCCATAAAGTAGCTGAGCTTCTCAAGCAGCTGGGCGGACGCAGTCAATCAgccaagcaagaagaagagtacCAAAAGTGTGCTCCAGCTACTGGTGACTGGCTATTGAACATGGAGCAATACATGAAATGGAAGATTAGCCGCAACAATCTCTTGTGGATTAAGGGGGCTG CTGGATGTGGTAAAACCGTCCTATG TTCGAGGATCATTAAGGATCTTCAAGACCACTGTGGTGGGGAGCAAAGTAGCAGCCTATGCTATTTCTTCATGGATGCGtcggaagaaagaggagtcGACATCAACCGCGTGTATGGATCCTTCGTCAGGCAGCTGATTCATCAAGGAGCAACCATTCCTCGCTATCTCCCGAGGCCGTGGAGGAATCATAACAGCCCATCCGACGAACAGCATTCAGTTTCATGGAAGAGGTTACTGAATGGCCTCTTATTGCAGTTCGAGCATAATTACATTGTTCTCGATGGTCTCGACGAATGCGAAGAATACCTCCAGAGTGGAGTTCCCGAGCTTGCGAATTTCGTTaaggagatgatgaaacaGACAAAAGGACAACAGCATTTAATTGTGTTCAGCCGAAACTTGGAGCAACTTCGACACGCTTTCGAGGGCCTCAAGATCTCCACTGCTACAATTGATGAATCAACAGTGAATGTTGATATGCAAACAGCACTACGACACCAGTTCTCGCATCAGGGCAAACTTGCCCGGTGGCCAATatcgttgaagaagaagattgaaGAGAGCCTCTTGGCCCAAGCCAATGGCTC ATTTCGTTGGATGGACTGCCAACTGCAGACACTGCGACGGTGTGCGACACCACAGGCGGTACACAAAGCTCTCAGAGACCTACCAAAGTCATTAGAGGAACACTACACCACGACAATCAACAAAATTGATGAGAGCAACCGCATTGCCGTGAAGAACCTTCTACGCTGGGTAGCCTTTGCTCTTCGGCCA CTATCTTTACATGAGATTACAAGCGCCATAGCTATTAATGTCGATAATGGAGACATTCCTTTCTATGACGTAAACTTAGAGCCCCTCGACCCAGAAAGCTTCATTGATTCCTGCTCCAGTCTTGTTTCAACTTACTGCCTTTGGGACGAAACGAGTGGCACCCAGTGTGTATATGTCAAGCTAGCCCATTTCACCGTTCGAGAGTTCCTCACTTCTGAAGTGATCTTGCGAGGGCCATGCTCCGACTTCTTCATGGATGCGAGATTGTCCCATGCGGTCCTGGCTAACTGTAGCCTTGCGTACTTTCACCATGCGGTTCAGTCTGCCGCCCGCGACCTCTGGATTTATCATCCGCTGGCACGCTATGCAGGGCACTTTTGGAACGAGCATAAAGATCGTTCTCAAGGCGCTTGGCAATACCTCAAGCTAGAATCTATTTTACTAGATCTCTTTGACGAGAATGGGCCTTATTTTGGGCTATGGAGCAAAGTGGCAAAAATTGACCGACCATGGCTGCGGGATGAGCCGAGCGACACCAATGACTATACAGCATTATATAACTCTTCCTACTGTGGTCTGACACGAGTGGTGAAAGTAATTCTCAGCAAGGGTGCGTCGCCAAATGTCTCCGGCGGCTTATACCACCGTCCATTACAAGCAGCCGCATTCATGGGCCACCTGGAAATAGTCCAATTACTGATAGAAGCAAAGGCCGAAGTCAATGCAAAAGGCGCTGCACTGAGTACGGCGCTTGGTGCAGCAGCTGCTCAAGGTCATTCAGATGTCGCCATCACGCTGCTAGAGGCTGGTGCCAAGGTCAACTTCCCGAGTCCACGGATTTTTGGCAGCCAAAGGTCGGATCCTCTATTTCTAGCTGTTGCGAGGGGCCATCTACCTGTCTGTGAGATTCTGCTCAATCACGGGGCTGAGGACTACCACGACTTGAAAGGACGCCCTCCATCAGCCCTAGTGATTGCAGTTTGTAGTGGTCGTCTTGATATTGTGAAGACATTGCTAAGGTGTGAGCGCATCACAAATTCAAGGACCATGAAGAACAGAGCCACAGAAGTCATTAGGCCTGCCCAATGTGGCATCACCGCCGCCCAGTATTACGCCGCGTCTGGCGGCCACGTCGACATATTGCGCGAGCTGATAGCCTATGGTATTACACCAGACGAAGCATTGAGATACGCAGCTCGTGCAGGTGACGCGACGCTCGTGCGACAGTATCTAGACGAGGGTCTCGACGTCAACAGCCACGCCAAAGTCTCGGATCACCCAATAGCTCTCCAATCGGCGATAAAAGGCGGGCATACTGCGCTTGTGCATGAGCTGCTATCTCGCGGAGCAGATCCAAACCTTGAGTCACACTTTTTGACGCCCTTGAGAGCTGCGGTGGACGTGGGGAGTTTCGAACTCACCCAGGTCTTGATCAATGCAGGCGCAAGAGTGGATTGCCACCGGGCTCTACAAAGCGCTCTATctcagaagagaaaagatcTTGTTGATTTCCTCCTGCAGAACGGAGCAGATACGCATCGAAACTTACGAGATGCTGTTCGGGGTGCCGACCTTCGGGCTTTCCAGTTCCTTATCGATAGAGGTGCAGATATTCATCGCCAAGAGCCCGATGATGAGACATCCATATTGGGAGCGGCCGCATGGGGTGGTTCAATCTCTATCGTGACATACTTACTCGACAACGGATTGCAGGATCAGCTCAACCCTGGGCCTGAAGACACCCCACCTCtgcttgatgctgttgccgcCACTCGGCCACTCATTGTGGAGCTGTTGATCCATCGTGGAGCTGATGTTAATGCCTACCCCGAGGCAGCCGAAGAGCGCCGTTTCACTGGATCATACCGTTTATATGAGAATCATCGCCGCTGGCCACCTGAACCAATATGTGAAACGGCACTGACACTAGCAGTTAAGGCAAACAATCGAGATATGGCTGAACTCCTCATGCGACATGGCGCAATGGTCACACCGAGTTCACCAGACACCGTTGGCACACCTCTTTTGTACGCGGTAGGAGATCAAAATATTGGACTTATTGGTACGCTGCTAGATAGAGGTGCCGATCCAAACCAGAGAGGTACCATCGTAGAGGAGGGAAAGCCAtcatttcccctcctcattGCAGCAGAGAATGGTAACACCGAAATTATCGACTCGCTCTTGAAAGCAGGTTCAAAATTAGATGATCAGGACTCGGAAGGCTTCAGTGCCTTGCATGCTGCGGCTGCCTGTCGCACGTCAGACGGACTCAAGTCACTTCTCCATAAACACGGTGCGGACATGAATGCAAGGCTCTTGAATGGCAGTCTACCAATCCATTCGGCTGCATCGAGGGGCACCCCAGAGAATCTTGGAATATTACTTGAAGCTGGCGCGGACATCAACGCCACAGACGACAATGGTCGCACGCCCCTGCATTGGGCAGCAGATAGTGGCAACTGGGAGACGACCGAAGCTCTCCTGGACCGGGGAGCCCTGGTAAACGTGAAGTCTCAGGACGAAGGAGCCAATACCCCGGTGGACATGGCTTTTTTGGCAAGGGATGAAGCTATTTCGTATTGTAGGCGCTTCTCGGAGGACTGGGACGATGAGAGGATAGAGAGGCTGTTGCAGAGACTGAAAGAAGCATCGGAATGA